The genomic region AGCGGCCAAGGAGATCAGTGAGCTGAGCATCTCCTCGGTGAAGGTTGCCGAAGGAGCCGGCCGTCTTCTGGAGGAGACCGTTCCCAATATCCGGAAAACCTCGGAGCTGGTGCAGGAGATAAGCGCCTCCAGTCGGGAGATGAGCGTCGGGGCAAAGCAGGTGAACCAGGCAATTCTCCAGCTGGACCAGGTAGTGCAGCAGACTGCAGCCTCTTCCGAGGAAGTTGCCTCGGCAAGCGAGGAGCAAACTTCCAGAACCGGGGAGTTGGCGGCTGCTTCGGAGGGGCTTTTGCAACAGGCCCGCGCGCTGGAGGCGGCGATCTCCTTTTTCAATACCGGTGCTGACGGTGACGACGGCCACGATACTGATACCGATGTCGGGCCGGCCGACAGGCCGGCAAAACCCGACAGGTCCGGGAAAACCGGGATCGCCGAAAAAACAGAACCCCCGAGAACCACTCTCCCGAGACCGGGGGCGGCCGGAGAGAGTGCTTCCGGCAGGGCCTCGTCTTCTGGCCCACTGAGCCCGTCCGGGCCACAAGCTTCACCCCCGGCCGGAAATAAGTCCCGGGAGGTACCCCGGATCACGGGGATAACCCTTCCCCAGGATACAGGCAAGGGGCTGCCCGACGATATCGATCTTGAGTTTGAGGATATGTAGGGGTGTTATATGGCAAAGGTTGAAATGCAGGACCAGGATGGTCTTCGGACGGTTGTGGTTCAGGGCGGTGTGACAATCGGCGATGTGGACGAGCTCTACCAAATCCTTGGCGAAGCTCTGGATCAGAAAGAGGGCACGTTGCTCCGGGTAGATACCCGGGGCGTCACCTTTGCAGAGCTTCCCTTCGTCCAGCTCCTTCTTGCGCTGGTGCGGGAGGCCTCGGCCCGCTCGATCCCGCTCGACTTGACCTCTGCGGCGGGAGCTGTCTTTGAGGAGGCTCTTCATGAGTTGGGGTGCACCCAGTTCTTCCGACCCGCCGGGGAAGGATCATCCCGGCCCGGCGGACAGAGAGAGGACAGAACATAATGGATTTTTCCAGCGAACCCTTTTGTATCGAAACACGGGAGCTTCTGAAAAAGCTCGAGCAGGATCTGGTTACCCTTGAAGAGAATCCCCGGGACGAGGAATTGCTGAATCGGATTTTCCGCAACGTTCATACCATGAAGGGATCGGGGAGTATGTTCGGGTTTGAGAACATATCGGAACAGGCCCACGTCATGGAGAGCGTCTTCGATTCACTCCGCTCGGGGGCGCTCCAGGTAACAAAGGAGATCATCGACGCATCCTTTGAGGGGCTGGATCGGATAGAGGTCATGCTGGACGATCCGGATTGCAGGGCCGACACCGGAAGATGGAGGGATATTCTGGATCTCCTCCCCTCCAGGACAGAGGAGCAGCCCCCCCTGGCGGAGGCTGCCGGGGGATCGGCCTCGCCCGATTCTTCCCGGGGCGGGGCGTTGCAAGACGGGTCGGGCAGGCCCGGTCTGGAAAAGCAGGATCAACGAAAGAGGAAAAAGGGCCCGTTAACGGTCTTTCATATCCGCCTCCGGCCAAAGGAGTCGGCTCTCCAGAGCGGTAATAGCGTGATCCCGCTCTTTCGGGAACTGGCCGAGCTGGGCGAGCTATTGATCTTCGCCAACGATCGTCGTCTTCCTGCCTGGAAGGAGCTGAAACCGACCCACTGCTATATCGACTTCGATATACTCCTTTCCTCCACGGCGGTGAAGGAAACCGTGGAGGAGGTGTTCATCTTTATTGCGGCCCACAGCGCCGTGGAGGTGACGCCCGTGGCCTTTGTGGAGGAAGGGGATGACCCGCCACGGCTGGGTGAGATTCTCCAGAGACGGTGCAATCTCTCGGAAGAGCACGTGGAAAAACTTCTGGAAGAACAGAAAAAAAACAAGCGCCTGGGAGAGCTGGCAATAGAGAAGGGTTACGCACGGGAAAGCGATGTGGCCGTTTCCCTGGAGGCTCAGAACTTTTTCAAGGATCAGCACAAGAAACATCAACAGAAGGTGCAGTCCTCGTCCCTGATGGTTCCCGATCACAAAATAAACAGCGCCGTTAATCTGGTGGGTGAGCTGGTAACGCTCAAGGAACGGCTTCTTCGCCGGGCCTCGGAGCTGAAAGATCCCGCTTTGAACACTATCGCGGAGAACCTGAACTTCCTCACGGGAGATCTCCGCGAGGGGATTATGGAGATGCGTCTGGTGCCGCTCCAGGACACCTTTGTAAGCTTTCGGCGACTGGTGCGGGATATCTCCCAGGATATGGGTAAAAAAGTGGATCTCCAGGTAGAAGGGGGCGACACGGAGCTGGACAAGAATGTGATCGATGTTCTCAAGTCGTCGCTGGTGCACATGATCCGCAATAGTGTCGATCATGGGATTGAATCTCCCGAGGAACGGGTTGCTGCAGGAAAGTCTCCTGTGGGAGAGATCCTGCTCCGGGCCCAGTACGTAGGGTCCCAGGTGCAGATAGAGGTTTGCGACGATGGTCGGGGGATCAATCTGGAGAAGGTTCGGAAAAAAGCTGTCGAGCGGGGTGTTCTTCCTCCCGAGGCGGAGTTGAAAATGGAGGAGGTTCTCTCGATCCTGGCTGCTCCCGGGTTTTCTACGGCCGATCAGGTCTCCTCGGTATCGGGCCGGGGAGTTGGAACCGACGCAGTTCTCACCGAAGTGGAGCGTTTGTCGGGGCAACTGTTCCTGGAGTCCGAGCAGGGCCGGGGGTCTACCTTCACAATCCGTCTGCCCCTCACCCTTGCCATCATTGACAGCCTCCTGGTTCGTCTGGACCGGAAGTTTTTCACCATCCACCTGAACGATGTGAAGGAATGTTTTATCCTTCGCGATGCCCCGGCCCTGCTGGGTCAGGGACAGCAGGTTATAAACCACGAGGGACATCCCTTGCCGCTGGTGAACTTGCGCAGACACATGAAGATGGGAGGAGATGTTCCCGACATCGCCAATGTGGTGGTGGTTGATTCGGGATCACAACGGGCGGGAATCGTGGTTGACCAGATCATGGGGCAAAGTCAGGTGGTGATAAAGCCCCTGAACGGGGCGGTCCGCACCGTTCCCGAGATCAGCGGGTCCACCATCCTGGGAGACGGCAGTATCTCCTTTATTCTGGACGTGCCCCGGATGATCACGGGGCTCTATGCACCCCGGTGAGGTCTGCCGAGCCTGACGAAGGGGGACCGCTGGTGCGGGCTCCTATCCCGGGAGGATCCAGGTTTTCAGGAAGCGCTCTTTCAGGAAGAGCGCTCGCTGGAGCAGGCCTCGTCCATAAACTCGATGATGTGCTCGCTCAATTCGTCCAGGCTCGTTTCCCGTTTCCGGTCTTTCTCGCTGTAGAGGTGGATATCGGCTCCCTGGAAGAGTTCTTCCGGTGACGCCGGGGTTCCGGAGTAGACGCCAATGCTGACGCTGTAGGGAACGGGGGCCTGCCCCTTTCCCCGTTCCAGGGCCTCTTCCAGCCGCCTTCTGGCCTCGGCTGCTCCTGACTGATCGGTCTCGGGCATGACCACGATGAACTCATCCCCTCCATAGCGCGATACAAAGTCTGTTTCACGGACCGATTCTTTCAGAATTGAGGCCAGGTGCTGCAGGACCATGTCGCCGGCAGCGTGCCCCCAGGAATCGTTGATAGCCTTGAACTGATCCAGATCGATCAGGAGGGCCGCCAGGGGAGCCCCTGTTCGCGTGCATCGCCGGATCTCCCGCTCCAGGGTGCGCCCCAGGCTCCGGCGGTTCTGAAGCCCCGTGAGGCAATCCTCCAGGGCAGCCCGGCGGAGGGCTCTGAAATAATAGGCCTTCTCGATTGCGATTGCGGCAAAATCGGCGATTGTGCAGAGCACCTTCATATCCAGGGCGGTGAAGGCCTCGCCGTTGACCTTGTTGATCAGTTCAATTACCCCAAAGACCCGATTCCGCGCAATCAGCGGCACCCCGATGATGCTCTTTGTCTTGAACTTGGTGAGTTCGTCGATGGACGGATCGAAACGGGCATCCCGGGAGACATCCTCGATTATCAGAGGTTGACGGTTATCAGCAATCCAGCCCACGATCCCCGTTCCCGGGGGAAGCCGCTTTCCCCGAAGGGCAGCGACGTTTTCGCCGCCGATCGCTACGGCGAAGACCATCTCCCCGGTTTGATTGTCTTTCAGCAGGAGCGACCAGTTGCGGGGGGCAAAGACGTTGCCAATATGCTTCATTACCTGCTGGAGCGTTGCCTCCAGAGTGGTAGCGGCAGCGATATCCCGGGCCATGTCGGTGAAGAAGCTCAGACGAATGAGGTCTTCCGTGGCGGTATTCTGTGCAGAGACCATGGTTCCTAACTATACCCCCTTTGACGTGTCTGTCCAGAGTAATCCTGTAAAAGAGGAAAAGAATTCAGGAAAATAATTTTATGGGCGATATCCCCGTGGCCCTCGTGGCCCTCGTGGCCCTCGTAGCCCCCTGGGCTTACCGGGCCTTCCCGTGGCCGGTTTGATGAAAGATGATTCTTCCGTTATCCTCGCACCCGAGGAGTCCCTACTGTATGAGTTCAATTCTCCGGGCTGAAAACGAAGCGGACCAAAAGACCGGGGCCGAAGCCTTGTCGCACCAGACCCTGGTTGACCTGAACCTTCACCGGGCGGTGGCCGATATCACAGCCGGCAAAACAGAATACTGCCTGGAACCTCTCTACGCGCTTCCCCTGACCACTCCCGACGAAGTGCTTTTCCGACAGGAGGTATTCCGGGATCTGGAGAACCCCCGGTTGTCCCAGGGACTCAACGCCTTTGCGCGGCAGCTGTGGGCGGTGCGGCGCAACCAGGCCCTGGGCCGGGCGGCCTCGTATCCAAAAGAGCAGCACCGTTGGTACCTGGATTCGGTCACGGACTATTGCGAGGCCCTGAAGGGGCTTGCCCGGACCCTGGCGGAGGCTCCCCTCGTGTCGGCTGGTCTGAAGGGGTTCCGCGACTGGCTTGGTTCGTACCGCGAGAGCGAACCCTTCAGGCAGTTGTCGGCCCGTCAGGAAGCCCTGCAGCAGGAACTGGGAGCTATCAGGTTTTGTATTCTTCTGGACCCTCCCGATATCCAGGTTCGTCCCTGGCAGGAAGAGGAAGAGCTGGAAGGGCCGGTGTACAACCTGTTTGAAAAGTTTCGCCAGGGGACCTCCCGAAACTATCTGAAAGACTATCAGGGTTCGGGAGCGATGAACCACCTGGAAGCGCAGATTCTGGACCGGGTCGCTCTGATGCACCCCGAAACCTTCTCCCGCCTGGAATCGTTTTGTGCATCCGCTCAGGATTGCATCGATCCCGGAATAAAGACCTTCGATCGGGAAATCCAGTTCTATTTGGCCTATCAGGACTATCTGGCCCCCCTGCGGCAGGCGGGGCTTCCCCTCTGTTATCCCCTGGTGTATCCCCTGGTGTATCCCCTGGCGTATCCCCTGGCCGGTGAACCCTCCTCATCCTGCCGGCAGCAGGCCAGTCTGCAAGGGGACCACCAGGCCGGCGACCTGCCCCGGAGCAAGCCGGAAGAGCCGCCACGGATCATCTGTCGGGGTCTCTACGACCCGGTCCTGGCCCGGGAGCTGATCGATCAGGGCATGAAACCCGTGGAAAACGACCTCTCCCTCTCCCCGGAGGAGCAGGTTCTGGTCGTCACCGGTCCGAACCAGGGAGGCAAGACCACCTTTGCCCGGGCCCTGGGACAGCAGTTCCACCTGGCCGCGCTGGGGTGCCCTGTCCCCGGTCGGGAAGCCCGCTTTCCCCTCAGCCCCCGGGTTCTTACCCATTTCGGAAAGGAAGAGAACCTCCAGGAACTTCGCAGCGCCCTGGAGGACGACCTTCACCGTCTGGAAGAGATCCTGGATCAAACAC from Alkalispirochaeta americana harbors:
- a CDS encoding STAS domain-containing protein, whose amino-acid sequence is MAKVEMQDQDGLRTVVVQGGVTIGDVDELYQILGEALDQKEGTLLRVDTRGVTFAELPFVQLLLALVREASARSIPLDLTSAAGAVFEEALHELGCTQFFRPAGEGSSRPGGQREDRT
- a CDS encoding chemotaxis protein CheA, translated to MDFSSEPFCIETRELLKKLEQDLVTLEENPRDEELLNRIFRNVHTMKGSGSMFGFENISEQAHVMESVFDSLRSGALQVTKEIIDASFEGLDRIEVMLDDPDCRADTGRWRDILDLLPSRTEEQPPLAEAAGGSASPDSSRGGALQDGSGRPGLEKQDQRKRKKGPLTVFHIRLRPKESALQSGNSVIPLFRELAELGELLIFANDRRLPAWKELKPTHCYIDFDILLSSTAVKETVEEVFIFIAAHSAVEVTPVAFVEEGDDPPRLGEILQRRCNLSEEHVEKLLEEQKKNKRLGELAIEKGYARESDVAVSLEAQNFFKDQHKKHQQKVQSSSLMVPDHKINSAVNLVGELVTLKERLLRRASELKDPALNTIAENLNFLTGDLREGIMEMRLVPLQDTFVSFRRLVRDISQDMGKKVDLQVEGGDTELDKNVIDVLKSSLVHMIRNSVDHGIESPEERVAAGKSPVGEILLRAQYVGSQVQIEVCDDGRGINLEKVRKKAVERGVLPPEAELKMEEVLSILAAPGFSTADQVSSVSGRGVGTDAVLTEVERLSGQLFLESEQGRGSTFTIRLPLTLAIIDSLLVRLDRKFFTIHLNDVKECFILRDAPALLGQGQQVINHEGHPLPLVNLRRHMKMGGDVPDIANVVVVDSGSQRAGIVVDQIMGQSQVVIKPLNGAVRTVPEISGSTILGDGSISFILDVPRMITGLYAPR
- a CDS encoding GGDEF domain-containing protein, yielding MVSAQNTATEDLIRLSFFTDMARDIAAATTLEATLQQVMKHIGNVFAPRNWSLLLKDNQTGEMVFAVAIGGENVAALRGKRLPPGTGIVGWIADNRQPLIIEDVSRDARFDPSIDELTKFKTKSIIGVPLIARNRVFGVIELINKVNGEAFTALDMKVLCTIADFAAIAIEKAYYFRALRRAALEDCLTGLQNRRSLGRTLEREIRRCTRTGAPLAALLIDLDQFKAINDSWGHAAGDMVLQHLASILKESVRETDFVSRYGGDEFIVVMPETDQSGAAEARRRLEEALERGKGQAPVPYSVSIGVYSGTPASPEELFQGADIHLYSEKDRKRETSLDELSEHIIEFMDEACSSERSS
- a CDS encoding MutS-related protein, coding for MSSILRAENEADQKTGAEALSHQTLVDLNLHRAVADITAGKTEYCLEPLYALPLTTPDEVLFRQEVFRDLENPRLSQGLNAFARQLWAVRRNQALGRAASYPKEQHRWYLDSVTDYCEALKGLARTLAEAPLVSAGLKGFRDWLGSYRESEPFRQLSARQEALQQELGAIRFCILLDPPDIQVRPWQEEEELEGPVYNLFEKFRQGTSRNYLKDYQGSGAMNHLEAQILDRVALMHPETFSRLESFCASAQDCIDPGIKTFDREIQFYLAYQDYLAPLRQAGLPLCYPLVYPLVYPLAYPLAGEPSSSCRQQASLQGDHQAGDLPRSKPEEPPRIICRGLYDPVLARELIDQGMKPVENDLSLSPEEQVLVVTGPNQGGKTTFARALGQQFHLAALGCPVPGREARFPLSPRVLTHFGKEENLQELRSALEDDLHRLEEILDQTQPGSVVVLNEIFSSTTLEDALELSRHVLEELRARRALTVMVTFLDDLAEETPGLVSLVAGIDPSDQGSRTFRVIRAPADGRSYAAAVAARYGLTYEQLCQRIGS